One part of the Oceanibaculum indicum P24 genome encodes these proteins:
- a CDS encoding TldD/PmbA family protein has protein sequence MPDSQTDSLSLLADLIAQAKKAGADAADAVLAEGESLSHGQRLGKLEKIERAEGKDLGLRVFIGQRSATVSSTDFKKDALHEAVERAIAMAKLALEDKYAGIAGADQLARSWPEIDMLDPAEPTPEQLAERAGAIEEAALAVSGVSNSEGAEASWGRSTVTLVTSAGFAGRYARSSQGVSVSVIAARDGEMETDYDYTSAVYAGDLEDPALVGRRAGERTVRKLGPRKAKTAQVPVVFEPRMARSLVGHLLGAISGASVARGTSFLKDRMGQRIFAPGIMIVDDPHRPRGMRSKPFDGEGLANGKRNLIEDGVLTTWLLDLASARQLGLQSTGHAARGTGGPPSPSSSNTHLAAGNLSPEELIADIEQGFYVTEMMGSGANMVTGDYSRGAAGYWIEKGQIAYPVSEVTIAGNLKDMFAKLTPASDLEFKGSTDAPTVRIDGMTVAGS, from the coding sequence ATGCCCGACAGCCAGACCGATTCGCTCTCCCTGCTCGCCGACCTGATCGCCCAGGCGAAGAAGGCCGGGGCCGATGCCGCCGACGCCGTGCTGGCGGAAGGCGAGTCGCTGTCGCATGGCCAGCGCCTCGGCAAGCTGGAGAAGATCGAGCGCGCCGAGGGCAAGGATCTGGGCCTGCGCGTCTTCATCGGCCAGCGCTCCGCCACCGTCTCCTCGACCGACTTCAAGAAGGATGCACTGCACGAGGCGGTCGAGCGGGCCATCGCCATGGCGAAGCTGGCGCTGGAAGACAAATATGCCGGCATCGCCGGGGCGGACCAGCTGGCCAGGAGCTGGCCGGAGATCGACATGCTCGACCCTGCCGAGCCGACGCCGGAACAGCTGGCCGAGCGCGCCGGCGCCATTGAGGAAGCGGCGCTCGCCGTGTCCGGTGTGTCCAATTCGGAAGGGGCGGAGGCCAGCTGGGGCCGTTCGACCGTCACGCTGGTCACGTCAGCCGGTTTCGCCGGGCGCTATGCGCGTTCCAGCCAGGGCGTCAGCGTCTCGGTGATCGCCGCACGCGACGGCGAGATGGAGACCGATTACGACTATACCTCGGCCGTCTATGCCGGCGATCTGGAAGACCCCGCGCTGGTCGGCCGCCGCGCCGGCGAGCGCACGGTGCGCAAGCTGGGCCCACGAAAGGCCAAGACCGCGCAGGTGCCGGTGGTGTTCGAGCCGCGCATGGCACGCAGCCTGGTCGGCCATCTGCTGGGCGCGATCTCCGGCGCCTCGGTGGCGCGCGGCACCAGCTTCCTGAAGGACCGCATGGGCCAGCGCATCTTCGCGCCCGGCATCATGATCGTCGATGATCCGCACCGGCCGCGCGGCATGCGCTCCAAGCCGTTCGACGGCGAAGGGCTGGCCAATGGCAAGCGCAACCTGATCGAGGATGGTGTGCTGACCACCTGGCTGCTCGACCTCGCCAGCGCCCGTCAGCTTGGCCTCCAGTCAACCGGTCATGCGGCGCGCGGCACCGGCGGTCCGCCCTCGCCTAGCAGCAGCAACACGCATCTGGCCGCCGGAAACCTGTCGCCGGAAGAGCTGATCGCCGATATCGAGCAGGGCTTCTATGTCACCGAAATGATGGGCAGCGGCGCCAACATGGTCACCGGCGACTACAGCCGTGGCGCCGCCGGCTACTGGATCGAGAAGGGCCAGATCGCCTATCCGGTCAGCGAGGTCACCATCGCCGGCAATCTGAAGGACATGTTCGCGAAACTGACCCCGGCCAGCGACCTGGAATTCAAGGGCTCGACCGACGCCCCGACCGTGCGCATCGACGGCATGACCGTGGCGGGCAGCTGA
- a CDS encoding GNAT family N-acetyltransferase, with protein MTDILFRDATRADVPEIVRMLADDALGGQRERYEDPLPQAYYDAFAALTAQAGNRIVLAELAGRVVGCAQLLFLPGLSLMGMKRAQIEGVRVDSSTRGHGIGEKLVRHCIALAKQEGCGVMQLTTDKSRADAHRFYERLGFVGSHLGMKLKL; from the coding sequence ATGACTGACATCCTGTTCCGTGACGCCACCCGCGCCGATGTGCCGGAAATCGTACGCATGCTGGCCGATGACGCACTCGGTGGACAGCGCGAGCGCTATGAAGATCCGCTGCCGCAGGCCTATTACGACGCCTTTGCGGCGCTGACCGCGCAGGCCGGCAACCGTATCGTACTGGCGGAGCTGGCAGGCCGGGTGGTCGGTTGCGCGCAGCTGCTGTTTCTGCCCGGCCTGTCGCTGATGGGCATGAAGCGCGCGCAGATCGAGGGGGTCCGGGTCGATTCCTCGACACGCGGCCACGGCATCGGCGAGAAGCTGGTACGCCACTGCATCGCGCTGGCGAAGCAGGAAGGCTGCGGAGTCATGCAGCTGACCACCGACAAGAGCCGCGCCGACGCCCACCGCTTCTACGAGCGGCTGGGTTTCGTCGGGAGCCATCTCGGCATGAAGCTGAAGCTCTGA